The window ACCCCGCCCGCTCGAAGGAGACGCCCAACACCAACGTGCAGGCGCTGATGGCGTACGAGCTGATGACGAAGGGCCTGTCCATCGGCTTCTTCATCGAGAACCGCGGGCTGCGGGAGTTCGACTCCCACCGCGACCGGCGCTTCATCATGAACAACAAGGGCCAGGCCGACCAGCGCACCATGATGCGCAAGAACCTGTGGAGTCCGCTCAAGACGCTGGTGGCGAAGCTGAAGGCCACGCCCTACGGGACGACGGGGAAGAGCTACTACGACTTCACCACCATCGTCCTGGCCTCGGAGATGGGGCGCACCATCTCCGGCGACGTGGAGTCCATCCTCGCCAACGCCGCGACGACGGACACGCAGAAGTACGACGAAATCATGGGCCAGGACTGCTGCCAGCACTGGCGCGTCAGCAGCGCGGCCTTCCTGGGCGGCACGGTGCGCGGCAACACGCAGTACGGCCGCGTGGGCAGCGTGTCCCTGGAGGGCATCCCCCTCCTGCCGAACGGCACGCTGGACCCGGCGTATGACCCGGACACCGGCCTGCTCGTCTCCGGCCGGACGAAGAGCCCCGACAGCTTCATCACCGACCCGGGCCACGTGTACGCGACGGCGCTGCACCTGTCCGGGCTGAACCCGGCCGCGCTCAAGGCCGCGGGCAAGGGCCGCAACGACCGGCCGCCGCTGACCTTCATCAAGAAGCCCTGAGCCGCGGGGCTCCGGAGACGGACACGGCCGGCAGCCCGTGGAGGGCGTGCCGGCCGCGAGCCTGGAGGGAGGCTACCTCCCGACGACCTTCGCCACGGCGTCCACGATTTCCTGCTCGGTGGGGAACGCCAGCGTCTGCTTCTTGATGACCACCTTGCCGTCGACGGCGACCTCGTAGATGCCCGAAGGTCCCGGCTTCAGCTCCGCTTCCAGGTCCAGTTCGTCCTTCAGTACGGCCGCCGCACGGGCGGCCCGAGGCTTGTAGCCTCAGGAGTTGCAGTACGTAATCGACACCTTCGGGTCGGCCATGGCGGGCCTCCTATGCGTGTGCTCCCCTTCAGTTTGTGCACGGCGGTGACTCCCGCCAGTCCGCCCGCTCACTGCCCAGGCGGGCTGTCCGGCAGGAACGCGCCTCCGCTGCTCCAGACGCACGAGAAGGAACACTTCTCCCACCACAGCGCGGCGCAGCGGTCGACGCACCGCTCCTCACCCCCGCACTTCGCCTTGCAGATATCGGCGTAGTACGCGTCACAGGCCGAGCACTCCTTGCTGCTCCCCCAGGCGACACCGAAGCAGACGCCCACACCCAGGAGGACCAGCAACCCCACCATCATCGGCTTGTTCATGTGCGCTTCCGGGAGACACGTTCCCTCACTGACTCTACTGGCTCCTCGCCGGAAAGGTGGAGAGAGCCGGAGTCTTGGAAACGTGGAGGCGCCCCATTTCCGCAGGCCCGGCGCGCGGTTAGGGTCCGCGCCCCATGACGGACTTCCGAGAGCGCGTCACCGCCGCCTACGACGCGGAGACGTTCCGCCGCGAGGGCCAGCGGCTGGTGGACACCCTGGCGGGCTACCTCGCGCAGACGGCCCGCGCGGAGGGGCCGGTGCTGCCGTGGGCGGCGCCGGCGGTGAACGTGGACCGGTTCGCCGCGTCCTTCCCGGAGGAGCCCACGGGCGACTTCGCGGACCTCATCGCCCAGGTGCTGTCCGGCTCCAACCACCTGCACCACCCGCGCTACGTGGGCCACCAGGTGACGGCGCCCGTGCCGCTGGCCGCCCTGTGCGACGCGGTGTCCTCGCTGCTCAACAACGGCATGGCCGTGTACGAGATGGGGCCTGTCTCCACCGCCATGGAGCGCAACGTGCTGCGGTGGATGGCCGCGCGCCTGGGCCTGCCGGGGAGCACCGACGGGGTGCTCACCTCCGGCGGCTCGCTGGGCAACCTCACCGCGCTGCTCGCCGCGCGGCAGGCCAAGGCGGGCTACGACGCGTGGAACGAGGGTGCCCACGCGGGCCCGCCCCTCACCGTGCTGGTGCCGAAGACGGCGCACTACTGCGTCGCCCGCGCCGCGCGCATCATGGGCTGGGGCGAGGGCGGCGTGACGCCCGTCGCCGTGGATGACCGCTTCCGGCTGCGCCCCGAGTCCCTGGACGCCGCGTACAAGACGGCCACCCTCGCCGGGCGCAAGGTGATTGCCGTGGTGGCCAGCGCGGGCTCCACCGCCACCGGCGCCTTCGACCCGCTGGAGCGCGTGGCCGACTTCTGCGAGCAGCGCGGGCTCTGGTTCCACGTGGACGGCGCGCATGGCGCGTCCGCCGTGCTCAGCCCCACGCACCGGCACCTGGTGCGGGGCATCGACCGGGCGGACTCGGTGGTGTGGGACGCGCACAAGGGCCTGCTGATGCCGGCGCTGGTGACGGCCGTCCTCTTCCGCGACGGCGCGCGCTCCTTCGAGGCCTTCGCGCAGGAGGCCAGCTACCTGTTCCACGGTGACGGCGAGCGCCCCTGGAGCGACGTGGCCCTGCGCACCATGGAGTGCACCAAGGAGATGATGGCGCTCAAGGTGTACGCGTGCCTCGCGGTGCTGGGCACGCGCCTGTTCTCGGACGCGGTGACGGAGTCTTACGAGCAGGGGCGCCGCTTCGCCCAGCGCCTGTCCGCGGCCGGGGACTTCGAGGTGGCGGTGCCTCCGGACTGCAACATCGTCTGCTTCCGCCACACGCCGAAGCACGTGCCACCCGGGGAGTGGGACGCCCTGCAGGCGCGCCTGCGCGAGCGGCTGGTGACTCGCGGGGACTTCTACCTGGTGCAGACGAAGCTGCCCAGGGGCGTGTACCTGCGCGTCACCCTCATCAACCCGCTCACCACCGATGCCGACCTGGACGCGCTGATGGAGGCGCTCAGGACGGCGGCGCGGCGGTGAGCCGCCCGGCCGTTGTACCGGAGTGGCAGGAAGGACCCTGCCCCGCAGGGCATGTCTGCATGTGATTGCCGGCCTGGGTCGCGCGCACCGCATGGGCGCGAAAATGACTCTCGAACTCCAGGGCAGGTAAAACCAGACGAACTGTTACTCCGGGACCATCCGGAAGCCGAGGCGTCCCGCAAAAAACAAATATCCTGTCGTATTTGCATCTGGATGGCATGATTCGCCTCCAATCGCATTTCATCACTCCCTGCCCCTCGTCACACTGTCCTCACCTGCCAGCGAGAGCGCCTGTCGTGGTTGCGCTGGAGCTGGCGGGCATCAAGGCGACCTGCCGTACCGGTCGCACAACGGGGGACAGTCATGCGCTACACGCCGACCTCTCAGTCCGCAGCAGTGAGCAATGCCAGCCATATCCGGAGTCACCGCCCGTGGCTCCCCTGGGGAGTCCTGGGACTGACGCTGGCGATGGGGGCGGCGGGATGCGGGCCCGCGGCGGAGCCGGACGAAGCGCCTGGAACACCGGGAGTCTTTCGAGCGGCGCTGGAGGGCAGCAATGGCCTCTCCACCAACGGCCTCTCCACCAACGGCCTCTCCACCAACGGCCTCTCCACCAACGGCCTCTCCACCAACGGCCTCTCCACCAACGGCCTCTCCACGAATGGCTTCTCCACCTGGTTCAACCAGGACCCGGCGGACGCGGAGGCGGTGATGGAGTACGTGGTGCGATGTGCGTTGCCCGCGGGGCAGACGCGCACCTACAGCAACCCGGATACAGGGGTGACACACACCTGGCAGGGCGGCCTGGGACTGGCGCCGGCCTGGACCACGGGGCAGGCGGCCACCGAGGCCGAGCAGCAGGTGGTCTCCGCGTGCCTGGCGGCGCACATCAACAAATACGGCGTCCACGTCTCCATCTCCGTGCTGGGCCAGACTGCCCAGGGCACGGAGATTCCCTACACGTCCTCGGAGCTGGCGACCCATGCGCAGACCGAGGCCTGCTTCTTCGGCAACCTCTTCAATGACGAAGGCATCTACGCCGCCAATGACCAGACGTACCTCAATCCCATGACCAGCACCGCGAGAGGCTGTGGGCTCTCCTCGAACACGCTGAGCAGCCAGTGCGAGCCCCTCGTCCATCTCGGCATGTGCAACCAGTACTGCGTGTCGGCCCTGGGCAACCGCGGCCCGAAGCCCTACTACGAGACGTGCACGTACAATGGGAAGACGTACCGCCCCATCACCACGCGCATGCGGCGTGAGGATGTCTATCGATGCGGGGACGGCACGTGCCAGGTCACCGAGCGGTGCGGCACGGGAGTCGCCGCCGACAACTGCCGGGCGGACTGCGGCACCTGCGCGCCCTGACGGGGGCCCGCGGCGCTGGACGATGCAGGGTCCAGCGCCGCCTTCTCCCAGGAGGCTCCAGCGTCGCTCACGACGCGCACGCGGCGGCCCCGGGCTCCGCTTCCACGGTGAGCATGCGCCACCGGTGGCGCCGGGCGTGCTCGGCGAGCCGGGTATCTCCGATGACCGCCACCGGATGGCCCACGGCCTCGAGCATCGGCACGTCCGTGAGGTCATCCCCATAGGCGAAGCACTCCGCGGCGCTCGCCGACTGGCGGGCGAGGAACGCGTGGAGGGCCTCTGCCTTTCCCTGGCCAATCACCTGTCCTCCCTCGAGCGCGCCGGTGTAGCGCCCCTGGTGGACCTCCAGGCGCGTGGCCAGGCAGTGCTCCACCCCCAGCTCCCGCGCGACGGGCGCGAGAATCTCCATCAGCGAGCCGGAGACGAACACGGGCACCTGGCCCCGGGCCTGGTGCGCCCGCAGCGCCTGGAGCGTGGGCGCAATCAGCAGGCCCGGCCGTCGCCGCTCGTGGGAGAACCACTCCTCCGCCGCCGCGCGCACGGCCTGGGTGCTTCGCCCCAGGAAGGAGCGGTAGAACTCGCGGTTCAGGAACAGCCGGTCCCTGCCCTCGCGCGCCCAGGCGGCGAACCGTTCGCGGAAGTCCTTCCACCGCGCCTCGCCTGCCGCCTGCCCCTCCCAGCGGTAGAAGAACTCCTGGAAGCTGAACATGCTCTTGAAGGACAGCAGCGTCCCATCCACATCGAAGAAGGCATACATGGTTCGTCGTCTCTCGAGTCGGTGAAGAGAAAAAGACGGCCGGGCCGCGGGAACGCCCCGAAGCCCGGCCGTGGCAAGACGACTCATCCCGCCTTGCGCATGAGTGGCGTGGCCCGGGCGAGGGCCTGGCGCGCCTTCTTCGCCTCCCGGCTGCTCAGGAACGCCGCGTCGTACACCGCGAAGCGAATCGTCACCTCGGTGAGCAGCTCGCCGCCCTGGACGAAGCAGACCTTCGCCTCGCACGTGAGCGAGCCGCCCTTGCTCTCCTTGCGGCGCACCCCGTGGTACTCGACGTCCATGCCCAGCGGGAACCCGAAGGAGTGGTAGGTGGCCTCCAGCTGGTTGAGCACGAAGTAGCTCGGGCGCTGGCCCGAGTCGCGCAGGAAGTAGCGCTCCGTGACGGCGAGAATCATCTGCCGGGCCGCCTCCATCAGCACCATGCCCTGGATGTGCTGGCCCGTCTGGTGGTCGCTCATCTCCGCGCACCGCTCGTCCAGCACGAGGCTGGAGACGTAGCGCTCCCCCTCCACCACCTGCTCCGGCGCGGTAATCATGATGTTGTGCTCGGAGCGCTTGTGCACCAGCCGCGCTTCGGCTCGCGACAGGGCGCGCGGGTCCGCTACGAGCGTCGCGCGCATCCGCTCCGGCAGGCGCTCGAGGTGCGCCTGCAGCCGCCGCAGCCGCTCGTCCGGAATGCCCTGGCCGACGATGAGGGTGGTGTCGCCCGGGAGCCCCTGCTCCTGGAGGAGCCGCTCCAGCTCCGGCAGGGTGATGACCTCGGGGTTCTCGCTGGCGAAGCCCGTGAAACGCTCTCCGACGACATGCAGCACATTCGGTGACATGGATTCTCCATTCATTCCCCCTCGCAAGGAATTAGAGGGCACGTTGTGTGGATGTGAGCTGGAGCGCGGACTGGAGCCGCTCCCACGCTCCCCACTGGATGCGCAGGGCCCGCTGCACCGGGAGCGCGGACTCCAGGAAACGCGAGCACAGGCTCAGGCGCCCTCCCACGGTCGTCACGCCCACGATGAGCGGCGCCAGTCCGGAGACCGTCACGTGCAGCCGCCGCAGCCGGAGGGCGCCGTACTGCTCCGCGTGGCCCCAGCGGCCCAGGTTGGTCACCGTCAGCTCCGAGCCCATCACGTCCTTCACGAAGGCCTGGAGCCCGGGGGCGTCGGGCGCGGTGGCCAGGAAGTCCTTCACCTCGAGCAGGTGGGCGAACTTCCCGTGCCCCCCGGTGTCCCGCTGGAGCTGCTGTTTCACGTCGCGCGCCACCTCCCAGAAGGGGCTCGTGGAGGAGAGCCGGTGCCGGGTGAGCTGCCGTGCGAAGCAGGGCACGAAGGCCTCCGTCACCGGAGGGCTCAGGTGCTCGCGCAGGTTGACGGGCGACATCACGCGCAACCCCACCGCGTCGCGCGAGCCTGCCTCGTCGACCAGCGCCAGGAGGAAGGCCGCGCACAGGGCTCCGTGGACACTGGTGCGCTCATGGCGGCTCACCTCCACGAGCCGGGCGGTGTCCTCCGCCGACAGGTCCCGGGTGAGCAGGCGCACCGCGCTGCCCGGCACCGCCGCCACGGACGGCGCTCCGTCCGGGAGGACCCGCAGGTGGGCGCGCGGCGGCCGGCCCAGGCCCGGGGGCAGGAGCTCCTCGCAAGCCACGGGCGGCGGCAATCCCTGGCAGGTTCCTGGCTGGGAGAGCTCTCGCAAGAGGTCTCTCAGGAGCAGGGCCGCGGACATGCCATCTCCGATGGCGTGGTCGAAGGTCAGCAGCAGCTCATGGGCCTCGACGCCCTGAAGGAGCGTCGCGCGCAGCAGGGGCCCCTCTTCAGGAGCGAAGGGCCGGGTGAGCGCCTCCTCTACTTCGTACACCCAGTGCGCCTCGTCCCGCCGGGGCAGGCAGCGCAGGGGGATGGGCGCCACCGCCTCCGAGTCGAAGTACGGGCGGCCCTCCCCGTCGGTGCGGATGCGCACGGCCAGCAGGGCGTGCCTCCGCTGGATGGCATCCAGTGCATCCCTGAGCCACTCCGTGCTCAGCGGCCCCGTGAGGCTCGCGCACAGGACGGCGTTGACGGGACGGGTCTGCGACAGGCGCCAGAGCAGGTGTTCCGCTGCGCCCAATGAACGATTCATGTCCAGGTTCCTCCGCTGTTTTGAAGGAGGAAGACCTGGACGCGGGTTGTGAACCCCTCTCCTGGCTCGCGCGGAGGAAGGCGGGGGCTCGCTCCCTCGGAGCCTCCGCGACACCGGCACTGCGTGCCGCGTGGCTCAGGGGCGTGACACGCGGTCCAGCACAGGCACGAGCACCGCGGCCAGGTCCCCCATCACGTTGATGACCCCCGTGATGTAGCGGTCGGTCTCTGGCACATAGAGCATGAAGCTCTGGTAGCCCGCCGTGGTCCCCAGGTGCCCGATGGCGATGGTCCCCTGGGAGTCGAGCTGCATCACGCCGAGCCCGTAGCCGACCAGCCGGGACTCGGGCTCGGGGGCTGACTGGAACGAGAGCATGGCCTCGAGAGTGGCCGCACGCTCGAACAGCGCACCGGAGCGGAGCTGCTTGAAGAACGCGTTGAGGTCGGAGGCCGTGGTCACCAGGGCACGACCGCCGGAGGCGCCGGCCATCGACGGGTCGACGACGGTGAAGTCCAGCAGCGCGTCTTCGAACGGGACGTACCCACGGGCGCAGGACGCCGCGCAGCCAGGGGTTCCGGGCTCGGGCAGGCTCGTGTTCGAGAGCCCGGCTCGCGAGATGACCCGCTCGCGGAGGACCTCGCGCCAGCTGCGACCTTCCGCGACCGAGAGGACTTCGCCGAGGAGCACGTAGTTGGTGTTCGAGTAGCTGTACCGCGCCCCGGGAGCGAAGACCGGCGGCTGCGCTTCGGCGATGCCGAGAATCTCGTCGAGCGTCCAGACGTGCTCCGGGTCGGACATGATGGCCAGGGTGACTTCATCCGTGACCCACTCCGGGATGCCAGACCGGTGCCCGAGCAGCATGGCCAGGGTGATGGACTCCGCATTCGCGATACGGGCCGTCACACTCGCCGGCAGCCGCTCCGTCAGGGTGTCGTCCAGCGAGAGCACGTTGCGCTCGACGGACTGCAGCACGGCGGTGGCGACGAGCGTCTTCAGGATGCTGCCGGCGCGAAAGGAGTCCTGCGCGGACATCGGCAGCTTCCGCTCGACGTCGCCGAGCCCCGCCGCACCCGACCAGGACGGGCCCTTGCCCGAGGAGACGACCAGGGCGACACCGGGAGTGACGCCCCTGGCGACGACGTCCTCCATGGTGGCCTGCAGGTCAGCGTGCAGCGACGTGGTGGGTTCGTCGTCGCCACCGCAGCCGCTGACCGCTCCGGCGATACCGAGGAGCACCACGAGGGAAACCATCGCGCTCGCGAGACGCGAGCGCCGCGTCTCGCGGCCCCGCGCATGGGAACAGGCCTGAGACCGTCGGGCGTGTACACCCTCGTCCGCGGCATCTTGTCCGACTTCGAGAATCCGAGCATTGCTGTTGTTGTACCTGCGCATGAAACACGGCCGGCAGGCACGTGTGTCACCCGCTCGAAGCGAAAGATTGGAGGGCGCTCGCCGGCTCCTGGCGCTCCGACGAGGTCAGCTGCTCCTCGCAGCCTGGCGGCCAACCAGCTCTTCCTTGAAGGCCCGGGCCACCTCGTCCGCGGTGGGGAACTCGCCCGCGCGCTGCTGCATGAGCCGCGAGAGGACGGCGACGTAGGCCTCTCCGAAGAGGGTGGTGAGGCTGCTGGCCACCGTGGCGGAGATGAGGCCGCCCACCAGCGTGCCCGCGCCGGGCACCAGCTTGAGCAGCCCGGAGACCAGGGACTGGCCCGTGAAGGTGGCGCCCAGGCCCGTCACCGCCGAGCTCACCAGCGTGGTGAGGAAGGCCTCGGTGAGGGGAAGGCCGAAGACACTGCTGATGCCCGCCAGCATCGCCACCTGGAGGGGCACCAGCAGTGCCGCATCAGCAAAAGGGAGGGGGTTGAGCCCTCCGATGGTGGCGGCGGTGGTGGCGGCGCCCAGGACGATGCCGTGGGCCCGCCGGCGCTTCTGCTCGATGCTCACGCGCTGCGCGGCGGCGAAGGCGTTGCGCTGGGCCTCGGGGACCAGCTCCATGGTGATGTCCACCAGCTCCACCAGGCCGCGCGGCTGGAGCGTATGGCCTTCATCATCGGTCTCCGCGAGCGCGCGCACCCGCATGACGTTGCGCGCCTGGGGCAAGAGCCGCTGCACCTCGTCGCGGAACCCCTGGTCGC of the Pyxidicoccus xibeiensis genome contains:
- a CDS encoding Rdx family protein — protein: MADPKVSITYCNSUGYKPRAARAAAVLKDELDLEAELKPGPSGIYEVAVDGKVVIKKQTLAFPTEQEIVDAVAKVVGR
- a CDS encoding pyridoxal phosphate-dependent decarboxylase family protein, encoding MTDFRERVTAAYDAETFRREGQRLVDTLAGYLAQTARAEGPVLPWAAPAVNVDRFAASFPEEPTGDFADLIAQVLSGSNHLHHPRYVGHQVTAPVPLAALCDAVSSLLNNGMAVYEMGPVSTAMERNVLRWMAARLGLPGSTDGVLTSGGSLGNLTALLAARQAKAGYDAWNEGAHAGPPLTVLVPKTAHYCVARAARIMGWGEGGVTPVAVDDRFRLRPESLDAAYKTATLAGRKVIAVVASAGSTATGAFDPLERVADFCEQRGLWFHVDGAHGASAVLSPTHRHLVRGIDRADSVVWDAHKGLLMPALVTAVLFRDGARSFEAFAQEASYLFHGDGERPWSDVALRTMECTKEMMALKVYACLAVLGTRLFSDAVTESYEQGRRFAQRLSAAGDFEVAVPPDCNIVCFRHTPKHVPPGEWDALQARLRERLVTRGDFYLVQTKLPRGVYLRVTLINPLTTDADLDALMEALRTAARR
- a CDS encoding HAD family hydrolase, with the protein product MYAFFDVDGTLLSFKSMFSFQEFFYRWEGQAAGEARWKDFRERFAAWAREGRDRLFLNREFYRSFLGRSTQAVRAAAEEWFSHERRRPGLLIAPTLQALRAHQARGQVPVFVSGSLMEILAPVARELGVEHCLATRLEVHQGRYTGALEGGQVIGQGKAEALHAFLARQSASAAECFAYGDDLTDVPMLEAVGHPVAVIGDTRLAEHARRHRWRMLTVEAEPGAAACAS
- a CDS encoding AfsA-related hotdog domain-containing protein; this encodes MSPNVLHVVGERFTGFASENPEVITLPELERLLQEQGLPGDTTLIVGQGIPDERLRRLQAHLERLPERMRATLVADPRALSRAEARLVHKRSEHNIMITAPEQVVEGERYVSSLVLDERCAEMSDHQTGQHIQGMVLMEAARQMILAVTERYFLRDSGQRPSYFVLNQLEATYHSFGFPLGMDVEYHGVRRKESKGGSLTCEAKVCFVQGGELLTEVTIRFAVYDAAFLSSREAKKARQALARATPLMRKAG
- a CDS encoding phthiocerol/phthiodiolone dimycocerosyl transferase family protein, encoding MNRSLGAAEHLLWRLSQTRPVNAVLCASLTGPLSTEWLRDALDAIQRRHALLAVRIRTDGEGRPYFDSEAVAPIPLRCLPRRDEAHWVYEVEEALTRPFAPEEGPLLRATLLQGVEAHELLLTFDHAIGDGMSAALLLRDLLRELSQPGTCQGLPPPVACEELLPPGLGRPPRAHLRVLPDGAPSVAAVPGSAVRLLTRDLSAEDTARLVEVSRHERTSVHGALCAAFLLALVDEAGSRDAVGLRVMSPVNLREHLSPPVTEAFVPCFARQLTRHRLSSTSPFWEVARDVKQQLQRDTGGHGKFAHLLEVKDFLATAPDAPGLQAFVKDVMGSELTVTNLGRWGHAEQYGALRLRRLHVTVSGLAPLIVGVTTVGGRLSLCSRFLESALPVQRALRIQWGAWERLQSALQLTSTQRAL
- a CDS encoding serine hydrolase domain-containing protein, producing MVLLGIAGAVSGCGGDDEPTTSLHADLQATMEDVVARGVTPGVALVVSSGKGPSWSGAAGLGDVERKLPMSAQDSFRAGSILKTLVATAVLQSVERNVLSLDDTLTERLPASVTARIANAESITLAMLLGHRSGIPEWVTDEVTLAIMSDPEHVWTLDEILGIAEAQPPVFAPGARYSYSNTNYVLLGEVLSVAEGRSWREVLRERVISRAGLSNTSLPEPGTPGCAASCARGYVPFEDALLDFTVVDPSMAGASGGRALVTTASDLNAFFKQLRSGALFERAATLEAMLSFQSAPEPESRLVGYGLGVMQLDSQGTIAIGHLGTTAGYQSFMLYVPETDRYITGVINVMGDLAAVLVPVLDRVSRP
- a CDS encoding YcjF family protein yields the protein MDFNIGDEVRRQIEEAFRKRGRVTLIIAGRSGVGKSTLINAIFHGRIAETGQGRPVTQEAREYSREGVPVTLIDTRGLEMAGFRDTVKQLEELVRSRARDEDAGRHVHVAWLCIGEDSRRVEDGDIQVCEMLARYVPVVAVVTKARSDQGFRDEVQRLLPQARNVMRVRALAETDDEGHTLQPRGLVELVDITMELVPEAQRNAFAAAQRVSIEQKRRRAHGIVLGAATTAATIGGLNPLPFADAALLVPLQVAMLAGISSVFGLPLTEAFLTTLVSSAVTGLGATFTGQSLVSGLLKLVPGAGTLVGGLISATVASSLTTLFGEAYVAVLSRLMQQRAGEFPTADEVARAFKEELVGRQAARSS